In the genome of Parus major isolate Abel chromosome 2, Parus_major1.1, whole genome shotgun sequence, one region contains:
- the ZHX1 gene encoding zinc fingers and homeoboxes protein 1 isoform X1, producing the protein MASKRKSTTPCMVLANEQDPDLEMVSDLEEGPPVLTPADNPTAESVTSDEDVHEYVDSDNKKNANKVEGGYECKYCTFQTPDLNMFTFHVDSEHPNVVLNSSYVCLECNFLTKRYDALSEHNLKHHPGEENFKLTMVKRNNQTIFEQTVNDLTFDGSFVREENAGQADSSEVPSSGISISKTPIMKMMKNKTEAKRIAVFHNVVDDIPGEEKGTENEPNSEEVVENPPPAVSESKPSHSVVCSAADVAGAVVNPAPVLQPGVAQVITAVTAPQNSNLIPKVLIPVNSIPAYNTALDNNPLLLNTYNKFPYPTMSEITVLSSQAKYTEEQIKIWFSAQRLKHGVSWTPEEVEEARRKQFNGTVHTVPQTITVIPAHISAASNGLPSILQTCQIVGQPGLVLTQVAGTNTLPVTAPIALTVAGVPSQTQLQKSQIHSAQPIAETKQVAAIPAPQPIKNESTLMNPDSFGIRAKKTKEQLAELKVSYLKNQFPQDSEIVRLMKITGLTKGEIKKWFSDTRYNQRNSKNNHGIHLSSDSCATIVIDSSDEMNESPTGVTTQSKSSWGTFPDFSPQKFKEKTSEQLQVLQASFLNNPVLTEEEMNRLRAQTKLTRREIDAWFTEKRKSNVLKEEGADMNESNAGSSKEETGETSVGDGAAGTKSGCSTSSKIGKKSPEQLHMLKSSFVRTQWPSPQEYNKLAEETGLPRSEIVSWFGDTRYAWKNGGLKWYYYYQSANANSLNGQGFARKRGRGRPKGRGRGRPRGRPRGSKRLNCWDRGVSVIKFKTGTAILKDYYMKHKFLNEQDLDELVAKSHMGYEQVREWFAERQRRLELGIELFDENEEEEEMLDDQEDEEETDDSDTWEPPRHVKRKLSKTD; encoded by the coding sequence ATGGCAAGTAAACGAAAATCAACAACACCCTGCATGGTCTTAGCCAATGAGCAGGATCCAGATCTAGAAATGGTATCAGACCTGGAGGAAGGACCACCTGTGCTCACGCCAGCAGATAACCCTACAGCAGAGAGTGTCACAAGTGATGAGGATGTTCATGAGTATGTGGATTCAGACAATAAGAAAAACGCAAATAAAGTAGAAGGTGGTTATGAGTGTAAATACTGTACTTTTCAGACTCCAGATCTCAATATGTTTACTTTCCATGTGGATTCAGAACACCCCAACGTAGTATTAAATTCATCCTATGTTTGTTTAGAATGTAATTTCCTTACCAAAAGATATGATGCCCTCTCAGAACATAATTTGAAGCACCACCCCGGagaggaaaattttaaattgacTATGGTGAAACGAAATAACCAGACAATCTTTGAACAGACAGTAAATGATCTCACTTTTGATGGGAGTTTtgttagagaagaaaatgctggaCAGGCTGACTCTTCTGAGGTCCCCTCATCAGGGATCTCCATTAGCAAAACTCCTAtcatgaaaatgatgaaaaacaaaaccgAGGCTAAACGTATTGCTGTTTTCCACAATGTAGTTGATGATATTCCTGGTGAAGAAAAGGGAACTGAAAATGAGCCAAACTCAGAAGAAGTAGTAGAAAACCCCCCACCGGCAGTTTCTGAGTCAAAACCAAGCCATTCAGTTGTTTGCAGTGCAGCAGATGTGGCTGGTGCAGTAGTGAACCCGGCACCAGTGCTTCAGCCTGGGGTGGCACAGGTTATTACAGCTGTTACAGCTCCACAGAACTCAAACCTGATTCCAAAAGTACTAATACCTGTAAATAGCATTCCAGCCTATAACACTGCTTTGGATAACAATCCTCTTTTGCTTAACACCTACAACAAATTCCCATATCCAACCATGTCAGAAATCACTGTTCTTTCCTCTCAAGCTAAGTACACAGAGGAACAGATTAAAATATGGTTTTCTGCCCAGCGTCTGAAACACGGAGTGAGTTGGACACCAGAGGAGGTGGAGGAAGCAAGGAGGAAACAATTTAATGGCACAGTGCATACTGTGCCACAGACAATTACCGTTATTCCAGCACACATTTCGGCCGCTAGCAATGGTTTACCTTCAATTTTACAGACATGCCAAATAGTTGGTCAGCCAGGACTTGTTCTCACTCAAGTTGCAGGTACAAATACATTACCAGTAACAGCTCCGATAGCTTTGACTGTAGCAGGAGTCCCAAGCCAAACACAGTTACAGAAGAGTCAGATTCACAGTGCTCAGCCTATTGCAGAAACCAAACAAGTAGCTGccattccagcccctcagcCTATCAAAAATGAATCCACACTAATGAATCCTGACTCCTTTGGCATCCGAGCAAAAAAAACTAAGGAACAGCTGGCAGAATTGAAAGTCAGCTACCTTAAAAACCAGTTTCCTCAAGACTCAGAAATTGTTAGACTTATGAAAATAACAGGCCTCACTAAAGGAGAGATCAAAAAATGGTTCAGTGATACACGCTACAATCAGAGAAACTCAAAGAATAATCATGGGATTCATCTCAGTAGTGATTCGTGTGCCACCATTGTTATTGATTCAAGTGATGAAATGAACGAATCTCCAACAGGAGTCACTACACAGAGCAAATCATCTTGGGGTACTTTTCCTGATTTCAGCCcacagaaattcaaagaaaagaCTTCTGAACAGCTGCAAGTCCTCCAAGCAAGTTTTCTTAATAACCCTGTCCTTACTGAGGAAGAGATGAATAGGTTAAGAGCCCAAACAAAACTGACCAGGAGAGAGATTGATGCCTGGTttacagaaaaaaggaaatcaaatgtCTTGAAGGAAGAGGGAGCTGACATGAATGAAAGCAATGCTGGCAGCTCAAAAGAGGAGACTGGAGAAACATCTGtgggagatggagcagcaggaacaaaatCAGGGTGTTCCACTTCAAGCAAAATAGGCAAAAAATCACCAGAGCAGTTGCACATGCTCAAAAGTTCTTTTGTCCGTACTCAGTGGCCATCTCCACAAGAATACAACAAGCTGGCAGAAGAAACTGGGCTCCCAAGATCAGAAATTGTGAGCTGGTTTGGAGATACTCGGTACGCCTGGAAAAATGGTGGATTGAAATGGTATTACTATTACCAGAGTGCCAATGCAAACAGTCTGAATGGCCAAGGCTTTGcaaggaagagagggagaggaagaccaaaaggaagggggagagggaggccTCGGGGGAGGCCTCGGGGAAGCAAGAGATTAAATTGCTGGGACAGAGGTGTGTCTgtcataaaatttaaaactggaACAGCAATCCTGAAGGACTATTATATGAAGCACAAATTCCTTAATGAGCAAGACCTTGATGAACTGGTAGCCAAATCCCACATGGGATATGAGCAGGTCAGAGAATGGTTTGCAGAAAGGCAAAGAAGATTAGAACTTGGAATAGAGCTGTTTGATGagaatgaggaggaagaggaaatgcTGGATGAtcaggaggatgaggaagaaacAGATGATAGTGATACTTGGGAACCCCCCAGACATGTTAAACGTAAACTTTCAAAAACTGACTGA
- the ZHX1 gene encoding zinc fingers and homeoboxes protein 1 isoform X2: MASKRKSTTPCMVLANEQDPDLEMVSDLEEGPPVLTPADNPTAESVTSDEDVHEYVDSDNKKNANKVEGGYECKYCTFQTPDLNMFTFHVDSEHPNVVLNSSYVCLECNFLTKRYDALSEHNLKHHPGEENFKLTMVKRNNQTIFEQTVNDLTFDGSFVREENAGQADSSEVPSSGISISKTPIMKMMKNKTEAKRIAVFHNVVDDIPGEEKGTENEPNSEEVVENPPPAVSESKPSHSVVCSAADVAGAVVNPAPVLQPGVAQVITAVTAPQNSNLIPKVLIPVNSIPAYNTALDNNPLLLNTYNKFPYPTMSEITVLSSQAKYTEEQIKIWFSAQRLKHGVSWTPEEVEEARRKQFNGTVHTVPQTITVIPAHISAASNGLPSILQTCQIVGQPGLVLTQVAGTNTLPVTAPIALTVAGVPSQTQLQKSQIHSAQPIAETKQVAAIPAPQPIKNESTLMNPDSFGIRAKKTKEQLAELKVSYLKNQFPQDSEIVRLMKITGLTKGEIKKWFSDTRYNQRNSKNNHGIHLSSDSCATIVIDSSDEMNESPTGVTTQSKSSWGTFPDFSPQKFKEKTSEQLQVLQASFLNNPVLTEEEMNRLRAQTKLTRREIDAWFTEKRKSNVLKEEGADMNESNAGSSKEETGETSVGDGAAGTKSGCSTSSKIGKKSPEQLHMLKSSFVRTQWPSPQEYNKLAEETGLPRSEIVSWFGDTRFSAELIFITLKYLVEERKYGKRE, from the coding sequence ATGGCAAGTAAACGAAAATCAACAACACCCTGCATGGTCTTAGCCAATGAGCAGGATCCAGATCTAGAAATGGTATCAGACCTGGAGGAAGGACCACCTGTGCTCACGCCAGCAGATAACCCTACAGCAGAGAGTGTCACAAGTGATGAGGATGTTCATGAGTATGTGGATTCAGACAATAAGAAAAACGCAAATAAAGTAGAAGGTGGTTATGAGTGTAAATACTGTACTTTTCAGACTCCAGATCTCAATATGTTTACTTTCCATGTGGATTCAGAACACCCCAACGTAGTATTAAATTCATCCTATGTTTGTTTAGAATGTAATTTCCTTACCAAAAGATATGATGCCCTCTCAGAACATAATTTGAAGCACCACCCCGGagaggaaaattttaaattgacTATGGTGAAACGAAATAACCAGACAATCTTTGAACAGACAGTAAATGATCTCACTTTTGATGGGAGTTTtgttagagaagaaaatgctggaCAGGCTGACTCTTCTGAGGTCCCCTCATCAGGGATCTCCATTAGCAAAACTCCTAtcatgaaaatgatgaaaaacaaaaccgAGGCTAAACGTATTGCTGTTTTCCACAATGTAGTTGATGATATTCCTGGTGAAGAAAAGGGAACTGAAAATGAGCCAAACTCAGAAGAAGTAGTAGAAAACCCCCCACCGGCAGTTTCTGAGTCAAAACCAAGCCATTCAGTTGTTTGCAGTGCAGCAGATGTGGCTGGTGCAGTAGTGAACCCGGCACCAGTGCTTCAGCCTGGGGTGGCACAGGTTATTACAGCTGTTACAGCTCCACAGAACTCAAACCTGATTCCAAAAGTACTAATACCTGTAAATAGCATTCCAGCCTATAACACTGCTTTGGATAACAATCCTCTTTTGCTTAACACCTACAACAAATTCCCATATCCAACCATGTCAGAAATCACTGTTCTTTCCTCTCAAGCTAAGTACACAGAGGAACAGATTAAAATATGGTTTTCTGCCCAGCGTCTGAAACACGGAGTGAGTTGGACACCAGAGGAGGTGGAGGAAGCAAGGAGGAAACAATTTAATGGCACAGTGCATACTGTGCCACAGACAATTACCGTTATTCCAGCACACATTTCGGCCGCTAGCAATGGTTTACCTTCAATTTTACAGACATGCCAAATAGTTGGTCAGCCAGGACTTGTTCTCACTCAAGTTGCAGGTACAAATACATTACCAGTAACAGCTCCGATAGCTTTGACTGTAGCAGGAGTCCCAAGCCAAACACAGTTACAGAAGAGTCAGATTCACAGTGCTCAGCCTATTGCAGAAACCAAACAAGTAGCTGccattccagcccctcagcCTATCAAAAATGAATCCACACTAATGAATCCTGACTCCTTTGGCATCCGAGCAAAAAAAACTAAGGAACAGCTGGCAGAATTGAAAGTCAGCTACCTTAAAAACCAGTTTCCTCAAGACTCAGAAATTGTTAGACTTATGAAAATAACAGGCCTCACTAAAGGAGAGATCAAAAAATGGTTCAGTGATACACGCTACAATCAGAGAAACTCAAAGAATAATCATGGGATTCATCTCAGTAGTGATTCGTGTGCCACCATTGTTATTGATTCAAGTGATGAAATGAACGAATCTCCAACAGGAGTCACTACACAGAGCAAATCATCTTGGGGTACTTTTCCTGATTTCAGCCcacagaaattcaaagaaaagaCTTCTGAACAGCTGCAAGTCCTCCAAGCAAGTTTTCTTAATAACCCTGTCCTTACTGAGGAAGAGATGAATAGGTTAAGAGCCCAAACAAAACTGACCAGGAGAGAGATTGATGCCTGGTttacagaaaaaaggaaatcaaatgtCTTGAAGGAAGAGGGAGCTGACATGAATGAAAGCAATGCTGGCAGCTCAAAAGAGGAGACTGGAGAAACATCTGtgggagatggagcagcaggaacaaaatCAGGGTGTTCCACTTCAAGCAAAATAGGCAAAAAATCACCAGAGCAGTTGCACATGCTCAAAAGTTCTTTTGTCCGTACTCAGTGGCCATCTCCACAAGAATACAACAAGCTGGCAGAAGAAACTGGGCTCCCAAGATCAGAAATTGTGAGCTGGTTTGGAGATACTCG
- the ZHX1 gene encoding zinc fingers and homeoboxes protein 1 isoform X3, giving the protein MASKRKSTTPCMVLANEQDPDLEMVSDLEEGPPVLTPADNPTAESVTSDEDVHEYVDSDNKKNANKVEGGYECKYCTFQTPDLNMFTFHVDSEHPNVVLNSSYVCLECNFLTKRYDALSEHNLKHHPGEENFKLTMVKRNNQTIFEQTVNDLTFDGSFVREENAGQADSSEVPSSGISISKTPIMKMMKNKTEAKRIAVFHNVVDDIPGEEKGTENEPNSEEVVENPPPAVSESKPSHSVVCSAADVAGAVVNPAPVLQPGVAQVITAVTAPQNSNLIPKVLIPVNSIPAYNTALDNNPLLLNTYNKFPYPTMSEITVLSSQAKYTEEQIKIWFSAQRLKHGVSWTPEEVEEARRKQFNGTVHTVPQTITVIPAHISAASNGLPSILQTCQIVGQPGLVLTQVAGTNTLPVTAPIALTVAGVPSQTQLQKSQIHSAQPIAETKQVAAIPAPQPIKNESTLMNPDSFGIRAKKTKEQLAELKVSYLKNQFPQDSEIVRLMKITGLTKGEIKKWFSDTRYNQRNSKNNHGIHLSSDSCATIVIDSSDEMNESPTGVTTQSKSSWGTFPDFSPQKFKEKTSEQLQVLQASFLNNPVLTEEEMNRLRAQTKLTRREIDAWFTEKRKSNVLKEEGADMNESNAGSSKEETGETSVGDGAAGTKSGCSTSSKIGKKSPEQLHMLKSSFVRTQWPSPQEYNKLAEETGLPRSEIVSWFGDTRCPVW; this is encoded by the coding sequence ATGGCAAGTAAACGAAAATCAACAACACCCTGCATGGTCTTAGCCAATGAGCAGGATCCAGATCTAGAAATGGTATCAGACCTGGAGGAAGGACCACCTGTGCTCACGCCAGCAGATAACCCTACAGCAGAGAGTGTCACAAGTGATGAGGATGTTCATGAGTATGTGGATTCAGACAATAAGAAAAACGCAAATAAAGTAGAAGGTGGTTATGAGTGTAAATACTGTACTTTTCAGACTCCAGATCTCAATATGTTTACTTTCCATGTGGATTCAGAACACCCCAACGTAGTATTAAATTCATCCTATGTTTGTTTAGAATGTAATTTCCTTACCAAAAGATATGATGCCCTCTCAGAACATAATTTGAAGCACCACCCCGGagaggaaaattttaaattgacTATGGTGAAACGAAATAACCAGACAATCTTTGAACAGACAGTAAATGATCTCACTTTTGATGGGAGTTTtgttagagaagaaaatgctggaCAGGCTGACTCTTCTGAGGTCCCCTCATCAGGGATCTCCATTAGCAAAACTCCTAtcatgaaaatgatgaaaaacaaaaccgAGGCTAAACGTATTGCTGTTTTCCACAATGTAGTTGATGATATTCCTGGTGAAGAAAAGGGAACTGAAAATGAGCCAAACTCAGAAGAAGTAGTAGAAAACCCCCCACCGGCAGTTTCTGAGTCAAAACCAAGCCATTCAGTTGTTTGCAGTGCAGCAGATGTGGCTGGTGCAGTAGTGAACCCGGCACCAGTGCTTCAGCCTGGGGTGGCACAGGTTATTACAGCTGTTACAGCTCCACAGAACTCAAACCTGATTCCAAAAGTACTAATACCTGTAAATAGCATTCCAGCCTATAACACTGCTTTGGATAACAATCCTCTTTTGCTTAACACCTACAACAAATTCCCATATCCAACCATGTCAGAAATCACTGTTCTTTCCTCTCAAGCTAAGTACACAGAGGAACAGATTAAAATATGGTTTTCTGCCCAGCGTCTGAAACACGGAGTGAGTTGGACACCAGAGGAGGTGGAGGAAGCAAGGAGGAAACAATTTAATGGCACAGTGCATACTGTGCCACAGACAATTACCGTTATTCCAGCACACATTTCGGCCGCTAGCAATGGTTTACCTTCAATTTTACAGACATGCCAAATAGTTGGTCAGCCAGGACTTGTTCTCACTCAAGTTGCAGGTACAAATACATTACCAGTAACAGCTCCGATAGCTTTGACTGTAGCAGGAGTCCCAAGCCAAACACAGTTACAGAAGAGTCAGATTCACAGTGCTCAGCCTATTGCAGAAACCAAACAAGTAGCTGccattccagcccctcagcCTATCAAAAATGAATCCACACTAATGAATCCTGACTCCTTTGGCATCCGAGCAAAAAAAACTAAGGAACAGCTGGCAGAATTGAAAGTCAGCTACCTTAAAAACCAGTTTCCTCAAGACTCAGAAATTGTTAGACTTATGAAAATAACAGGCCTCACTAAAGGAGAGATCAAAAAATGGTTCAGTGATACACGCTACAATCAGAGAAACTCAAAGAATAATCATGGGATTCATCTCAGTAGTGATTCGTGTGCCACCATTGTTATTGATTCAAGTGATGAAATGAACGAATCTCCAACAGGAGTCACTACACAGAGCAAATCATCTTGGGGTACTTTTCCTGATTTCAGCCcacagaaattcaaagaaaagaCTTCTGAACAGCTGCAAGTCCTCCAAGCAAGTTTTCTTAATAACCCTGTCCTTACTGAGGAAGAGATGAATAGGTTAAGAGCCCAAACAAAACTGACCAGGAGAGAGATTGATGCCTGGTttacagaaaaaaggaaatcaaatgtCTTGAAGGAAGAGGGAGCTGACATGAATGAAAGCAATGCTGGCAGCTCAAAAGAGGAGACTGGAGAAACATCTGtgggagatggagcagcaggaacaaaatCAGGGTGTTCCACTTCAAGCAAAATAGGCAAAAAATCACCAGAGCAGTTGCACATGCTCAAAAGTTCTTTTGTCCGTACTCAGTGGCCATCTCCACAAGAATACAACAAGCTGGCAGAAGAAACTGGGCTCCCAAGATCAGAAATTGTGAGCTGGTTTGGAGATACTCG